The following proteins are co-located in the Zonotrichia albicollis isolate bZonAlb1 chromosome 1, bZonAlb1.hap1, whole genome shotgun sequence genome:
- the AQP4 gene encoding aquaporin-4 isoform X2, whose product MSDGAAAPRRGLGSTINWGGAEKPLPVDMVLISLCFGLSIATMVQCFGHISGGHINPAVTVAMVCTRKISLAKSVFYIIAQCLGAIVGAGILYLVTPPSVVGGLGVTAVHRDLSAGHGLLVELIITFQLVFTIFASCDSKRSDVTGSVALAIGFSVAIGHLFAINYTGASMNPARSFGPAVIMGRWENQWVYWVGPIIGAVLAGALYEYVYCPDVELKRRFKDVFGKATQPSKGKYIEVDDNRSHVETDDLILKPGIVHVIDIDRGEDKKGRDPSSEVLSSV is encoded by the exons CCTCGGCTCCACAATCAACTGGGGTGGAGCAGAGAAGCCTCTGCCTGTGGACATGGTCCTTATATCCCTCTGCTTTGGACTCAGCATTGCCACCATGGTGCAGTGCTTTGGGCACATCAGCGGAGGCCACATCAACCCTGCCGTGACCGTGGCCATGGTCTGCACGAGGAAGATCAGCCTTGCCAAGTCCGTCTTCTACATCATTGCCCAGTGCCTGGGAGCCATCGTGGGTGCAGGCATCCTCTACCTTGTCACACCGCCCAGCGTGGTGGGAGGCCTGGGAGTCACTGCG GTACACAGAGATCTTTCTGCTGGGCATGGACTCCTGGTGGAATTGATAATTACATTCCAGCTGGTTTTTACTATTTTTGCTAGCTGTGATTCAAAACGAAGTGATGTCACTGGTTCAGTAGCTTTAGCAATTGGATTTTCTGTTGCAATTGGACACTTATTTGCT ATCAATTACACCGGTGCCAGCATGAACCCAGCTCGATCATTTGGACCTGCTGTCATTATGGGAAGATGGGAAAACCAATGG GTGTACTGGGTGGGACCGATAATCGGAGCCGTCCTTGCCGGTGCTCTGTACGAGTACGTCTATTGCCCGGACGTTGAGCTCAAGCGCCGCTTCAAAGACGTCTTTGGTAAGGCCACCCAGCCCTCCAAGGGCAAGTACATCGAGGTGGATGACAACAGGAGCCACGTAGAGACCGATGACCTGATCCTGAAGCCTGGCATAGTTCATGTGATTGATATCGACAGGGGTGAGGACAAGAAGGGAAGAGACCCATCCAGCGAGGTGTTGTCTTCCGTATGA
- the AQP4 gene encoding aquaporin-4 isoform X1 yields the protein MSDGAAAPRRGKCARLCKCERIMVAFKGVWTQPFWKAVSAEFLAMLIFVLLSLGSTINWGGAEKPLPVDMVLISLCFGLSIATMVQCFGHISGGHINPAVTVAMVCTRKISLAKSVFYIIAQCLGAIVGAGILYLVTPPSVVGGLGVTAVHRDLSAGHGLLVELIITFQLVFTIFASCDSKRSDVTGSVALAIGFSVAIGHLFAINYTGASMNPARSFGPAVIMGRWENQWVYWVGPIIGAVLAGALYEYVYCPDVELKRRFKDVFGKATQPSKGKYIEVDDNRSHVETDDLILKPGIVHVIDIDRGEDKKGRDPSSEVLSSV from the exons taAGTGTGCACGTCTGTGTAAGTGTGAGAGAATTATGGTGGCATTTAAAGGAGTCTGGACTCAGCCCTTCTGGAAAGCCGTTTCGGCAGAGTTTTTGGCCATGCTCATTTTTGTCCTCCTCAGCCTCGGCTCCACAATCAACTGGGGTGGAGCAGAGAAGCCTCTGCCTGTGGACATGGTCCTTATATCCCTCTGCTTTGGACTCAGCATTGCCACCATGGTGCAGTGCTTTGGGCACATCAGCGGAGGCCACATCAACCCTGCCGTGACCGTGGCCATGGTCTGCACGAGGAAGATCAGCCTTGCCAAGTCCGTCTTCTACATCATTGCCCAGTGCCTGGGAGCCATCGTGGGTGCAGGCATCCTCTACCTTGTCACACCGCCCAGCGTGGTGGGAGGCCTGGGAGTCACTGCG GTACACAGAGATCTTTCTGCTGGGCATGGACTCCTGGTGGAATTGATAATTACATTCCAGCTGGTTTTTACTATTTTTGCTAGCTGTGATTCAAAACGAAGTGATGTCACTGGTTCAGTAGCTTTAGCAATTGGATTTTCTGTTGCAATTGGACACTTATTTGCT ATCAATTACACCGGTGCCAGCATGAACCCAGCTCGATCATTTGGACCTGCTGTCATTATGGGAAGATGGGAAAACCAATGG GTGTACTGGGTGGGACCGATAATCGGAGCCGTCCTTGCCGGTGCTCTGTACGAGTACGTCTATTGCCCGGACGTTGAGCTCAAGCGCCGCTTCAAAGACGTCTTTGGTAAGGCCACCCAGCCCTCCAAGGGCAAGTACATCGAGGTGGATGACAACAGGAGCCACGTAGAGACCGATGACCTGATCCTGAAGCCTGGCATAGTTCATGTGATTGATATCGACAGGGGTGAGGACAAGAAGGGAAGAGACCCATCCAGCGAGGTGTTGTCTTCCGTATGA